From the Solanum lycopersicum chromosome 10, SLM_r2.1 genome, one window contains:
- the LOC138338793 gene encoding uncharacterized protein, with protein sequence MAPFEALYGRRCRTPVGWFESTEPRPRGTDLIQEALEQGVMRFGRRGKLSPRYIGPFEILRTVGEVAYELALPPAFSSIHPVFHVSMLRRYIPDESHVLQYDAIKLDDHLTFVEEPVAILAIDVRKLRSRAIPIVKVRWRHRSVEEATWETEQEMREQFPGLFEPSGTS encoded by the exons atggccccgtttgaggccttgtatggtaggcGTTGTCGCACTCCAGTGGGCTGGTTCGAGTCTACAGAGCCTAGGCCGCGAGGTACAGATTTGATTCAGGAGGCTTTGGAACAG ggtgtgatgagatttgggaGACGGGGTAAGCTTAGCCCCAGGTATATTGGGCCTTTTGAGATACTTCGGACAGTTGGGGAGGTTGCTTATGAGTTGGCCCTACCTCCAGCATTTTCATCCATCCATCCAGTTTTCCATGTCTCAATGCTACGTCGATATATTCCAGATGAGTCCCATGTGCTCCAGTATGATGCAATTAAGTTGGATGATCATTTGACATTTGTAGAAGAGCCAGTTGCCATCCTAGCCATAGATGTGAGGAAATTGCGCTCGAGAGCCATTCCTATTGTTAAGGTCCGTTGGAGGCATCGTTCAGTCGAGGAGGCTACCTGGGAGACCGAGCAGGAGATGCGAGAGCAGTTTCCCGGCTTGTTTGAGCCTTCAGGTACTTCTTGA